A region of the Pelecanus crispus isolate bPelCri1 chromosome 1, bPelCri1.pri, whole genome shotgun sequence genome:
GCAGGGCGCTTACGCGGCACCAGCGCTGAGGAGGGGCCCAGAGAACCACCACAGGCAGAGCAGTCCGAGTCATCCAGGGCAAATAACAAGAGAAAAGCTGGCAGGGTAGGAACAGATAGGGCAGGCAGGTTTTTcactttcctcattttttggTAAGAGTATATAGATTTGTTTAAGAAAACCTAAGTAACAAACCTCAAGAGCTAACTGTCAGAGGAGAGCTGTATTTGAGCCCAGGTATTTGGAAAGCTGCCCTGGGACCATTACCAGGTTTAAGACTATCCAACATTTTCCTCAAAGATGTAGAAGCATGTATAAACTCACTGCTGATTATATTTGTGGACAACACAAAAGCTGGCCCTATGGCAAACAAAAGAACTGGGCCATCACACGAGAGTCCTGGAACAGCTGATAAAGCATACcgttcaaaatattttcttttttaatagccAAATCTCAGGTTATACATCCAGGAAAAGAATACACGGCTGTACCTTgaacactgggaaaaaagtgGACTGAAAAACTATTGACTCTGAAAAAGGCATCCGGGTCATAATGGACAAGGAATTGAACACAAGATCCCAAGTTAACATTGAGACAAAATGTGACATGCATCTTGGAAGCACAATCAATAGTGTAcgaagaaagaagaaaagattttacCCATATATACATTACTGAAAAAACCCGTACAGGGCTTTATTGCTTCCTTAAAAGAAGATTACAGGTTTGTGAGGGGACTAAGGAAGATGGGCATAACACAAGATTTTAGGACATCAATCCATGCATTTCATCAAAAAATACTGAGTGTGTTTTTAGTTTCAAATGCATTCCCAGCAAGAAAATACAAGATACTACTAACCTCTTTTGCAGAGCCatccccttcctttttcctgtaaGTGGAAACTGAGGTCAAATTCTAATCACAAGACAGACATGCACTTTAACAGAGGGATTACTAGCTATCGAAATATACTATCAAATGAAGACATAGATTACATTTTATGCCTTTCTCAAGAGTCAATGCCTTTCTCTAGCATAAAAACTTAACCTTCACAGAAGGTCAGACTAGATGAAGGGTGTTAAACTCTCTTACCTTAACTGCTAATataaagcaggaagaaagggaCACTTCACCAGATGTCCAGTCTCAGCTGAGAAAGGGCTTTATGCAGTTTCTGTCTTTATATCAACCAATGCAAAATTTTAGACAACCGATAATCAGTTTTTATTTACCCTCATCTTCCCCAGTATGCTAGCTATGTGATGACCTGTAACAGATTTCTTCTCACCCAGGTTTCCAGAAACCATCCAGTTGCAGCCACTAGAGAGGTATGGCTGATACAAAATCAAAAGCCTGAGGCAAAGCAGTATCTAACAAATATTAGACCTCTGTAGCCTATGTACCAGAAAGACTTCAAAACTTCCCTCAccaaaaaagccttaaaaattcCTGCCAAAAttggatgaaaagaaaaattctatgTTCCTCACCCTTCATGATAATGAGGGACAACACAATGCAATTTTACAGTAGCACAGCTTATCATTGAAACTTATGAATTACAAACCGATTTCTATATTCACTGTTTTTTCCCTAGCTCCTTTTAAAGTTAACAGTAGCAATATTGCAAAAATAGTTTTGGTTATCTTGTTCTAAGTCACAGAGATTTGCTTGTATCATTTCCTCTGTTACTAAAAATCCTTAAGAATTTATTCTCTTCCATTTCACTGCAGCCCATTAGTACCTATGCGCAAAGAAAGAACATGACAGCTTTCATCAGGACAAACAAACCTCAGCttgatgtgaaaaataatttcaatatttatctactaaaatacattatttgaaatatatCACCTGCTACTGACATCATTAAGCAGCTATTAAAATGCTAATCTTGTTGCTTCTTCTCCTTTCAACATTTAAGGACATTATTAATCAACCTACTGcaaattctgaaaatacagcataGTCCACTTCAAGAAGGTGCTTTCTATGTttacagaattttcttcctacagaGAGTCAACCAAGTCATCAGGAAGTTACAGAAATAACTagttaataattttctgaagatATCTGCAGCAAAACCATGCCAGACAAATAATTCAGCATGCacatctggaaaaagaaaaaggagaaaggatcTTAAGGTTTCTGGTTACTATTCTGTCAACTACACTTATGATGGAAACTAAACTGTCATGCCCTTCAGCTTTAGACAATGAGATGCATATTTAGAATAAATACACATATTCTAAATGACCACATATCAAGTGCTAAGGCAGCATGAGCACTTGTGAAATTCATCATGTCAACAAAGCTGCTACAGTTCTGTATTTCTAAGCTTTCCATCCAAAGACTTAAACAACAGATACTGCTTACCACCTACATTCTGTGGCTGCATTTTTAGAAGATGATTTCACTTAGTGCTCTTCTTATGAGCAGAAGGTGTCAGTCTAGTTTGTTCCAGgcttccactgaaataaatattattatttttaaagtttgctttggaaaaaagcatATCATCCAACCTGCTACCCCCTAAAAACTTAAAAGCGGAGAGAGAATACACAACCAATTTCTTACGCCAGCCAGTGAATAATGAAGCTCTTTGTAATACAAATGCACACAttctggaagcagaaaagctttcaaaagtgattgggttttttttttttttaaagatgctttgtctttccttttaaGATGcataacaaataataaatgcaTGCATACTTGTTAAACGCCAACCCCTTTATCTCACTTTTCAATATATGTACACATGGGCCTTCATTAAACAGATTTTGCTTAAACAAGATGTTTATCACTTCATACTAACTTGAAAGAACAGTTAGTGACCTGAAGAATTTTCAAACCAGAGTAAATGACTATGGgctattatttttatcataatAAACATGTGAGTAGTTCTGCAATATGTGTTTACAGCTGTGTAAATATTAATGTGTTTGCAGGATCGGACCACAGAGAGAACATGTTAATTGATTAAACTAGATGCAGGAACACAGACAGGTCCTAACACTGATGGAGCCACAGTCTGCGACAGGAATCTCGACAGCATTCAGCACCCTTTGACTCTGCCACCACGTAAAACAAATGGGAGAAAttagagcagcagcaaaaggtTTTTGCAAAGTGTGTCCTGTACTTACTCAATACAAATTATTAGCACTGCATATATTTGTGATTCTAAAACCAGTAAGAGCCTTTCAGCGCCATTTCCACCTTTTGTCTTCAGCAGTCTAATTTCACAGATTCAAATACATTACACGTTCAATCTTGCAAAACCTACCATAGATTAGAAACGtgtattttttcaataaaagccAGTGATGTAGCACAAGACATGAGACTTAAAAGTATCaatatattcaaataaaaacattttgtgtattaggaaaaaagctgGAATCATATACACAAATTTATAGTACTTAGGACTTTCCATTAAGGAAACAAATTGGTTTTCATACAAGAAACATTAATAGCTCTCAAGTAGGACAGTGCTCAAAGTCCCAAGGCAATTATATCATTAGTCATTTTTAGGCAGAATATTATGTTACACAATACCAGAATTGAACAATGATAGTCTCTCGAGCAAGTCAGTATTTAGATACgtattatatgtatttttataccaTCCTAGATAGCCTAGTGAACCATTAGGAAGTTCCGACACTAAGGGATTCTATTGGATCAAGTAATACAAGTATTctgttaaattaattattaaatccTTAAATGCCTGATAGCAAAcactgcatttaattttcacaCTTGATCTCCACCGAAACGAGCCAATTcctaaaaataactttaattaaTTATCTGTCTATGATCTGTTATCTGCCTGCTCCTTTCCAAAAGGAGTTTCTGCAGCACCATTAGGCGAGGCTCAATGATTATGGCCAAGAAAGGGACAGATCACCTGAAGCACCAAGCCTATAGTTCCCTGTGTCAGGGCAGACCATGGAAGAGTCCCTGACTGCCCAAATCACGTACCattctcactcttctctctAACAGGCATTTAATTACCTGCCAAGTAGCTTTAATTCCCCCCCCATATGGAGAAAGCTTGTGAGTAATACTTTGAAATTAGAGTGGTAAGTTAAGAATACTCTCATAGACATCATATCAATTTATCATTTTAGTATAAATAAAGAGACAATATGGTAACTGGGTTGtggaaaacaaaggaagttTACAGCACTTCAACAAATGAACTGGCTTTCACATCACCAACAGaacatgaaaatgtgaaatCGGTGTTGATTTACgattgcaaaaataaaatcctacaCATACAAGGAATATAAACATACTTTGATCACAGAGCAGTTGCTTAAGAAAGACAGAATTAAATAATCAACATGCAGTCATTCACTGAAGTCATCAATTTTACAAACAATAAGCATCGCATGCATTTGTTCAGACTAAATGTAAATCAGCTACATGGCTAGAAGCTTTAGCCAAGAAAAGCAGTTACTGTGACTCTCTCCCCTCTCACTATTTCCTAATCTTGTTTCTAATCAGCTTGTCTGAAGTTATTTCAGTTTCCATATGTAAGAGTTACACTACCATTTCTTTCTTAAGGGCTTcaaaaggcagggaaggaggcagagacactgaaagaaggaaaaagaaatattcttcagAAACAAGTTCTTAAACAGACCGAGTAAGCACTGACGACAGTTATGTTTTAAGCACTGTTTAATGCTTGTTACCCCCATAAATCCCACTTCCTTACCAGGGTGGGGCAAGAGAGACTAAGTGATAGATGTTAACACTGTCATACTGCAGACAGATCTGCCACAGTCATCCTTgatcaaatgaaagcaaaccagTATTTTCCtctattaatttctttgctttttcaccGCAGCTGTTTTACAACTTATGAAACTATATAAAATTTGACTAAGcacaaaaaaattctaaagGAAGAGCAAGTTTTCAGAAGTACATAGCAGAAACTAATTACAATTTAAATGAACGTGAATGGCAATTCGAACATAAATGCGAACCAAAGAATTCAGAGATAAGTGgcaaagtaaaaagaagaaaaatgttcacAAAGTACAAAGTAAATTTGTGGAACACAACTTCCTATAAACACAATAAAGTCCAGATCATCATCCCTAGTTTGTACATATGGTTGGATTAGTATTTACATACTTGCTtggaaaataatgcagaaagaTAATTCATGGTCATCTCAGAGGAACTTAAATATTATTGTAAATACTTCTAGAACACAGTAATAGCAGCCACTGTCTCCTTAACTGTTGGCCTGAGGAACACCTTCCTCACCCATCCAAAGATACATAATTTGCTACATCCTGGCATATGGCTTTCAAGTCATTGACTAGAATAATGCTACAGTTCTCTTGTGTCAATACAAGGAGAAGACAGATTACTGAAAGATAAATCAGACATCCTTTAATTAGAGTAGCCAAATTTTAATCTAGTTGTCCAATGAGAGTAGACTGTGCTAATAAACACGTAAATCAATCATCACATTAAAAGGAATCTGTAGCAAGAGGAAAGAGATGCCATCCTTGCACATGTGGGACTGCAAAAACATCGCCACTCCTACCTATCAGTGCAGGTTTGTTGGGTAACAAACCTACTGGGGAGGAAGCAGCTTGCAGATACATTTCACAACCTTGGTCAACTCGTCACCTCTGGAAACAGCTCTATCCTGAGCTATCCTCTGGGATACCTGTCGAGTGAACTCCCAGTTCCATATCTTGTATTATTTGTAATGGTAAAACATGATCAGAATTagtaaaaccacaaaaaacttCACTTCAAAACACAATGATAACTTCTGCAGCCTGTTCCGgatttcacatattttattgCAAGCACATGACATTTTGCAAGCAAGTACCCATTTTGGCCAGAACTTGCAGTTTTATGCTTGccttctttttaacatttaaatgcaCATCCAGGTCAATCTATCGGAACACTCAAGAGTAGATACCTTCCACGAAAATACTGCATGAAAGGATGCAGCAGATACAATCTTCTTTCTTTAGTCTCTGTTTTGCTTAAAGTGCTGATGAACCCTGATTTCCCATGGCTGGGTCTCTTCACGAGGACTTCAGtatcccttccttcctctgaatCTTGCCCTGGTATCCAACTGAAAATTGaagtaaatatattaaaaccattcattttgcaaaagaaatactttaGAGTGCTTGTGCTATCTTAGCACTTTGTAACATCAGAAGAAAGCGCAGAGTAAAGCAGAAGTCACTGTAAAGAAAATTAGTGATGTAGACAACAAGTCATAGGGCTGtccaaaggaaacaaacattGTATTACCTTACATCTCacccaaaattaaaattacGTGATAAGCATCCTGTGCATTCTGAAATAAGCAGTGTAACAATGCAAGTGACAGAACAGCATAGTGGGATGGCAAGGAACACACGAAAACAGGGTAGTGTAAATCTACTTAGATCTGTTTTTCCAAACTTAACTGAcaagctgaaggaggaaaattCAGATTGGGCTGAAGTGGGAGTCACTGCAAATGTCAGTGAGGACAGGGATAACTTAAATACAACaagtgtctgaaaaaaaaaaaaatcagtaaaaactgaaataatattcaGCTTGTAAAAGCTGCAAGTTTCTTCTTGGCAGttacaaaaaagcatttaatggCAGACAAAAAATGGCAGTAAATCTAAAGTAACAGCTACAGTGCAGGACTTACTGAAACTAAATTGCAAGTTCTTTCCCAGCGCAGCAGAAAAACATACTTTGATCTTGGGAGAATTCTTCTGAATTTAGACAGTCAGTGTTGAAGACGGCAGTTACAGATTGCAATTCAGCCGTATTCAGATATTAGATGGAGGACACATCTTTTACCTCCTTTAACTAACCCTCTTTCAGAACTGCAGCAAAATTTGTAAAGACCTAAACTGCAAGATGCTTGTCCAATAATCAAGCAGCTTCCACTTTAAACCTTGTTCCTACTTTAATATCTAACGTGTACTGAAGTTTACTCCTCTGATAAGAGATTGTATTTCcttacaaagaaaacagcatctaAGAACAATCCCTAATTATTTTAGCATGTTATAAATTATATCTGCATTTAGTgtttaacttgtttttaaatactctttAAGCCTCACTATTATACCAAGTAAGAAATTTGGCAGAGCACAATTATTGAAATTTACAGAGTTAACAGGACAAGAAAGATGCCATTCTTCAGCCTTAGAATTTGGAGCAGTTAAATAGAATCATGTAAGAGCCAGGCCTCTTCCCACATGAAACTTAGTTTCATCAGGCTTGCTTAACCACCTACAGACAGAAATACAGGCCTATCATCTGGAGATACATATATTGCTACTGCAGCATCAAATAGGGATTTAAAGTATTAaatacacagcatttttttctgtccacagaaataataatttctcaCTTTATGGATTAATACAGTTCATATAGGAAAGCTACAAAAAGCTGCTGTGACTTAAGCAAAAATACGGAATGGAAGGAAAATTTTAGGTACAGTTTCAGCTGCATATTCTTCATTATGTATCACAAcggctaaaaataaaaatgagccCGGCACTATTCATGCTTAGAAAGTTCTAATACCATCTTTGCCATGCCTTAACTATTTTTTACATGTTATGGAAACACAAGCAAGATGTTTCTAGGCAATGAATGCCTACCAAAATTGAGGAAACTTTAtctaattacatttttacaaCTGGCTTACTTGATACCCCACtatataaaaaaccccaaactgttcTTTACCATGAATTCAAGCCTTCCAAGAAAATTAACGATGCAAGAGCCTGCTTCAACAGTGGAAATCTCTTTCAGTGGGTCATTCTTTTCActtaaatgttctttcttcaTAGACAAAAATTAGCTTGTCAATCTCTCACTTGATCTACTAATATTGTTGAAACCAAAgctttactaaaaaaaaactAGTAAAAATACATACCTCGTTGACATGTCACATGCTAAGCCTAATTCAATTTAAATACACTTCCCCCTCCTCTTGTTCACACAAGTTTTTCTTCATGAGAAGCGTGTACAACATCcgtattttaaatggaattcaAAGGCAAGACCTATTCTGCTTAATGACACCAGTTTTACTGAACTAAAGCGGTTAAGaggttttcttcagaaagcgGGGAAAAGGACGGAAAGCAACCAGGCCGctagcagaagaaaatacaccACGAGCACTTACCATTGATCTTTTGCACgcaaaaaatgtcatttgcaaACTCCTACAGTGCCCTTCCCTCAAACATTGtttaggggttttgttttcctgtgaggTGAAAAATGAAGGATTAAAGACTTAGTGGATTTCTGCAGCTTGccagagagacacaaaaatGCTTCAGACACCGTTTCCCTCGGGGTTTAAGCGGGGGGAGCAGCGAGGCGGGGCCGAGAGCTACGGGGCTTTTTCCCGGGCGTGCGGCAGCGCTCACCTGCAGGACGCAGGGGCTCTCCAGCAGGCACTGCCGCAGGTcctcccgcacccccccgcAGGCCCGCCCGTCCTCCTCCTTATCCTCGTAGTACTTGggcatggcggcggcggcgacaCCGGCCCTACGCCTCGCTGCGGCCTACCCGGCCACCGCTAccggcggccgccgccatcttgccGCCCACAGCCCTGTCGCTGCTTCCGGcggggagaggaaggggcaggGCGGCTCCGGGAAGGAGACTGGAGCGCCTGCGCGGCGGACGTTGCCGGAAGGCgacggcggcagcagcggcagcggtggggggcgaggcgggggtcgcgccgcgccgcgggcaggggcagcaggtgaggtccccgctccctccccctcACCGCGCTCTGGGGCGCGGGCCCGGGCCGTTGGTGGGGCGCGGGCCCGGGCCGTTGGTGGGGCGCGACCGTtggagggagggggctgggcGCTACCCGCCCCGGCGCTGAGGTGCGGGTCCCGCTAAGAGGGCGGCGGCTGCCTGTGGAGCGGGAGCGGGTGTGCGGGGCTGGCGTGGGCTGAACAGCGAGCGGGGAGGCCGGTAACACACCcaccccccgcctccccggctGGGCGCTCTGGCCTTTCGCCTCCCGCGAAGCCCATCGGCCTTGAATGGCTTTTGGGACCGCAAGAAGGCGTAGTGCCGGGAGAGAGCCCGCTTCCCGGGCGCCGCCAcgcagccccgcggggctgAGGAGGCGGGGGCCGCAGGCGTGGGGCTGCCCGACAGGCGGTACGGGAAGCAGAGTTGCCTGCTCCTAGTTTCCCCCTtgctgcctccccagcagccagcaaaGTGACTGCCGGGCTGCGTCACACTCGCCTGTCAATGTCATCGTTTGTACTTGTGCATAGTTTTTGCAACTTCGCTACTACAGATGTGGCCTGCGTGGcgtgattttatttttattccctgttATGCGTGAAACCAAATGCATCTTTCGAAATTCCTTTAGCAAAATGCTGCCAACCACTTCGGTTAGTTCTCGGAGCCAGGGTAACGGTGCGCTGAGCCCCAGAGATGCTGCGAGGCACACAGCTGGAGCAAAACGCTACAAGTACCAAGCTCTGGGGTAGAAATAAGGTCAGAAGTTACGTGGCTGGGAAGAATCATTGCAATAAAGAGCTGGGGAGCAGACAGGTATGAGCAGACCAAAGAGACTGGACAAGTAgcataaggaagaaaaacaaggggGACTGCATAAGCTGGCGCAAGGAAGCCGGGAACCAGCTGTGGGAACTGGAGAGATACTGGACACAGACTTCAAGGAAGAaccagctgccttctgcagaaagaataAAGTACCAACTAGCTTGGAGAGTCTAACTTGAGACACCCATGATTCAACTTTGGAAGTATACAGTCTTTTACATAATATATGCAGAAATAGATGGGAGGGCTTAGCAGTTCTGTAAAACTGAAACTAGATCTTAAATTAGGCACCCAAACCCTGAGAAATATTGTATTGACCAATAGCAAAAGGacaatttttaaagacttgCCTTGCACCACACAGGAACTGTAGGGAGTGGTAGGCTTGCATCCCAGGCCTCTGGAAGGATGCAGCTCTCAATTAGAAAACAACCttgtcctcctcttccttcaaTCCCCTGCTTTGATCATTGTACAGCTTCCAATTTCTGCAACAAATAAAGCTGTTACACTCACTGATGTCCTTTACCGCACAGTTCATCCCCAGATTAGGCCCCTCCTGTGCATTAAATACAGCACAAAAAAGTAGATCATCTAAGTAAAGATATAGCGTAATTGCAATCCATGAGGCCAAACTGTGGTTACATGGATTGCCCTTTTAAGGCAGCTATTTTGTCAGCAGTGTAGGTCATTTATGGTTTAAAATGCTGTCTTCGTGCCTACAACTGTCTTGTTTGTATGGGGCAGCATTGCTTTCCATTCAGCGCGGAACCAACAGTGCCAAACACTTCCCCCAATCCCAGAAACGATGATGGACGATCTACCCACACTCTGGGAGCAAAAGTTCTGATCACTAGAAAACTTCAAGGAGCACGTTCAGCGACGTTTCTAGAAGTATGTGACTGTACAGCAGAGCAAGTTCACGAGTCCACAGGGAGTTGTCACTCGACACTACCTCCTAGCTTCCAGCTGTGACAACTTTTGAACATGGCTAGACATACATAACTTTTCTACTGATATTACTACCTCCTGGTCTCATACAAATTGTTGCTATATCTGTCTGTGCGATACTGTacaattttgaatttaaaaaagtgACCCATAAAAACTGGAAGGCATAAGACACCCATGATATAATTCTCTTGTGCAGATAACGTCCATACTCACAAAGCACCTGAGAAATGTTCTACAGACTTCCAGACCTGGGCAGGAAGACTTATCCCATATTTTACATCTTATATGTAGCATCTTCCACAAGACAATACACAAGCACcttcttttaaacaaatgctGTAATGTTCAATAAATTCTGATATTTACAGAACTGCTATCAGAATTAACAATGCACTAATACTTACCACTTTATGGTaaaaaatatgacagaaaaatgGTACACAGAGCTCAGCCAGTAGCTGTGGTGACTGAAGATATTACCACGCTGCTGCTCAAGTTTACGGCCTCCCAAGCAAAGTCAATGGACCAGATCAAGCAAACACTCTTCAGAAATGTCAAACCAACAGTTTAAATTAAGCCGCTGAACTTTGCACTGAAGTTGCTGAAGCACAGGCACACATTTCGTTCCACCTGCCCTGCTGTGGGAGGCAGTAATTTCCAGCCTAGTGAATGTAAAAAGTAGCTACAGGACCAAAAGAACTGTTGGTGACAAGACGAAATGCAGCAAGATGCACAGAGAAATCCAGGTGGGTaatgggggggaagaaaaggaaaaaaaatatctttagaGGATCTATCAATAACTACTTTATTCTGAGCAACGCCGAAGAAAACCACAAGTTGTTTTTCAAAAGAGCACTATGAACAATTAGAGGCTTAGCAAACTCTGAAAAACTATTCCCTTAACACCGGTCATCACagagaaaatgtggaaaaacagctggaaaaagaacagaggagACTCCAGGCAGGTAAGTATTTTTAAGACACCTTATACAAAGCAATTTAATTCTGAAGTCTTACTATATCTCTCAAAGACTGGACAATTCTTGAAAAATTCTTCTAAAGCCTGAATCCCAGCTTCAGACTGCCAAGGGTTAAGGCTTGAAACAAACGCAAACCGGAATTATAGAAAGATCCAATGCCTAACCCTAGCAGTAAGCCCAGCACTGCGCTTTCCCCGACACAATAGATTTAACAACAGAGAATGAGTGGAAGAACAAATTCTCAGCAAATTTAGTATCCTCTGTGCCTCCACTGTTAGCCATAATTTCTACCTTAGAGGCTTGTCCTACTCATTTCAAGGAGAAATTCTAGGCAGCAAATTCTTTCTAAGCACAGTTCATTTTGCTTGTACGTGCTTTTGTAGCTGGA
Encoded here:
- the LOC104026411 gene encoding cytochrome c oxidase assembly factor 5; translated protein: MPKYYEDKEEDGRACGGVREDLRQCLLESPCVLQENKTPKQCLREGHCRSLQMTFFACKRSMLDTRARFRGRKGY